The following coding sequences are from one Microbacterium wangchenii window:
- a CDS encoding SPFH domain-containing protein has product MSAQEVVPAVIGWALAIAVLIFVLVVIFRSIRIIPQANAGVVERLGRYHKTLTPGLNLLVPFIDRVRPLIDMREQVVSFPPQPVITEDNLVVSIDTVVYFQVTDARAATYEIANYLGAVEQLTTTTLRNVVGGLNLEEALTSRDNINGQLRVVLDEATGKWGIRVGRVELKAIDPPHSIQDSMEKQMRAERDRRAAILTAEGSKQSQILEAEGRRQAEILRAEGDKQAAVLRAQGESEAIQMVFHAIHAGDPDEKLLAYQYLQTLPKISESPSSKLWIIPSELTEALKGIGDAFGGRQPEPALRRAARAPQSAPPRGGADEAVAAAREAASAADDIAAQARSSVPSGTDDMAPGAPA; this is encoded by the coding sequence ATGAGCGCACAAGAGGTCGTCCCCGCCGTGATCGGCTGGGCGCTGGCGATCGCCGTCCTGATCTTCGTGCTCGTGGTGATCTTCCGCAGCATCCGGATCATCCCGCAGGCCAACGCCGGCGTGGTCGAGCGGCTCGGCCGCTACCACAAGACCCTCACGCCCGGTCTGAACCTGCTCGTGCCGTTCATCGACCGCGTCCGGCCGCTCATCGACATGCGCGAGCAGGTCGTGTCCTTCCCGCCGCAGCCGGTGATCACCGAGGACAACCTCGTCGTCTCCATCGACACGGTCGTCTACTTCCAGGTCACCGACGCCCGCGCGGCCACGTACGAGATCGCGAACTACCTCGGCGCGGTCGAGCAGCTGACCACCACGACGCTGCGCAACGTCGTCGGTGGTCTGAACCTCGAAGAGGCCCTCACCAGCCGCGACAACATCAACGGCCAGCTCCGCGTCGTGCTGGACGAGGCCACGGGCAAGTGGGGTATCCGCGTCGGCCGCGTCGAGCTCAAGGCCATCGATCCGCCGCACTCCATCCAGGACTCCATGGAGAAGCAGATGCGCGCCGAGCGCGACCGTCGTGCGGCCATCCTCACGGCGGAGGGTTCGAAGCAGTCGCAGATCCTGGAAGCGGAGGGCCGCCGGCAGGCGGAGATCCTCCGCGCCGAAGGCGACAAGCAGGCCGCGGTGCTGCGCGCCCAGGGCGAGTCGGAGGCGATCCAGATGGTGTTCCACGCCATCCACGCCGGCGACCCGGACGAGAAGCTCCTCGCCTACCAGTACCTGCAGACCCTGCCGAAGATCAGCGAGAGCCCGTCGAGCAAGCTGTGGATCATCCCGAGCGAGCTCACGGAGGCGCTCAAAGGCATCGGCGACGCGTTCGGCGGGCGCCAGCCCGAGCCTGCGCTTCGCCGTGCCGCGCGGGCCCCGCAGTCCGCACCTCCCCGCGGCGGCGCGGACGAAGCCGTCGCCGCTGCGCGCGAGGCGGCGTCCGCTGCCGACGACATCGCCGCCCAGGCTCGCTCGAGCGTCCCCAGCGGCACCGACGACATGGCCCCCGGCGCTCCGGCGTAG
- a CDS encoding NfeD family protein: protein MELLQNIAQWAWIGWLVLMLICLVIEMLTLDLTFLMLSIGGLAGLGSDLLGAPLWLQVILAAAVAAVLLLALRPPLLKRLHRGSDTRPSNVDALLGLDGRVLATVSTFAGQVKLANGDIWTARSDGQGEIEPGTPVRVARIDGATAYVRPRPQELTE, encoded by the coding sequence GTGGAGCTACTCCAGAACATCGCGCAATGGGCATGGATCGGCTGGCTCGTGCTCATGCTGATCTGCCTGGTCATCGAGATGCTCACGCTCGATCTGACCTTCCTGATGCTCTCGATCGGCGGACTCGCCGGCCTGGGCTCCGACCTCCTGGGCGCACCGCTGTGGCTCCAGGTGATCCTCGCCGCCGCCGTGGCCGCGGTCCTGCTGCTGGCCTTACGGCCACCGCTGCTGAAACGCCTGCACCGCGGCTCCGACACCCGTCCGTCCAACGTCGACGCGCTGCTGGGACTGGATGGCCGCGTCCTGGCGACCGTCTCCACGTTCGCCGGGCAGGTCAAGCTCGCCAACGGCGACATCTGGACCGCCCGCAGCGACGGCCAGGGCGAGATCGAGCCCGGCACGCCCGTCCGGGTGGCGCGCATCGACGGTGCCACCGCCTACGTCCGCCCACGACCGCAGGAGCTGACCGAATGA
- a CDS encoding SDR family oxidoreductase: MPQILPPDSLRGKTALVTGSSRGIGADTARYLAEAGANVVVNYRNKAPRAEKLGAELRGLGVEVLVVGADLTDSDSVQAMFDEVQRAFGSLDILVLNASGGMEAGMGEDYALALNRDAQVRVLETAMPLLGDGSRVVFVTSHQAHFIRTTPTMPEYEPVARSKRAGEDALREFVPELAERGIGFVVVSGDMIEGTITATLLERANPGAIASRRESAGRLYNVSEFAAEVARAAVEPVPADNTRLIGDTSSFGQE; this comes from the coding sequence GTGCCCCAGATCCTTCCGCCCGACTCGCTCCGGGGTAAGACCGCACTCGTGACCGGATCCTCCCGCGGTATCGGGGCTGACACGGCGCGCTATCTCGCGGAGGCGGGCGCGAACGTCGTGGTGAACTACCGCAACAAGGCGCCGCGGGCCGAGAAGCTCGGTGCAGAGCTGCGCGGTCTGGGCGTCGAGGTCCTCGTGGTGGGCGCCGACCTGACCGACTCCGACTCGGTGCAGGCGATGTTCGACGAGGTGCAGCGCGCATTCGGCAGCCTGGACATTCTCGTGCTGAACGCCTCCGGCGGCATGGAGGCGGGCATGGGCGAGGATTACGCGCTCGCGCTGAACCGTGACGCGCAGGTGCGCGTGCTCGAGACGGCGATGCCGCTCCTCGGCGACGGGTCCCGGGTCGTGTTCGTGACGAGCCATCAGGCCCACTTCATCCGCACGACGCCGACGATGCCCGAGTACGAGCCCGTCGCCCGCTCCAAGCGCGCGGGGGAGGACGCGCTGAGGGAGTTCGTCCCCGAGCTGGCCGAGCGCGGCATCGGCTTCGTCGTGGTCTCGGGCGACATGATCGAGGGCACCATCACCGCGACACTCCTCGAGCGTGCCAATCCCGGTGCGATCGCCTCGCGTCGGGAATCGGCCGGTCGCCTCTACAACGTGTCGGAGTTCGCCGCCGAGGTCGCCCGCGCTGCCGTGGAGCCGGTACCCGCCGACAACACGCGGCTGATCGGCGACACGTCGTCGTTCGGGCAGGAGTGA
- a CDS encoding S9 family peptidase yields MRADDIEALVSLGRPAIARDASFAIVASSRPDIAANRNVGQLWRIALPDGKPRRLTRGTADAAPEITRDGGRVGFLRADAKGRPQVFVVASGGGEPVQATDAPSGVEAFAWSPDGTRLAYTARVAENGRYGTVEGLDATAEAPRRITAIRWNANGLGYLADRPAQLFVVDAPDLEAEPFYEPAPRVLAEGEEAPAKPVVTSEAVALTEGPVSWGAPAWTADGREILVVPDVLEHDAPDLRRPVVAVAVEGSATREVVPTAANLDVNDVAVADDGTVFLLANDVGPRGLDFVAPGVALWIVADNGRRILTDPETIDLGEVGSRATPIGSDVLVQDRTRGRVRLLRITRDGDVTEVLGGDVEVAGVAAAGERIIASVSTPESLGELVLIDGAGSPRVITDFGAALTRAGLVAPRELEVPARDGYPVHGWIATPEGEGPFPVLLQIHGGPYATYGVHAFDETQVLVDAGYAVVYCNPRGSAGYGRSHGRAIRGAMGTVDYTDIMDFLDGALAADERLDADRVGVMGGSYGGYMTAWIIAHESRFAGAIVERGFLDPVSFQGTSDIGTFFGDEYVGTDPDAMRAQSPMAVVDRVTTPTLVIHSELDFRCPLEQATRYYSALKRQGTEVEMLIFPGENHELTRGGQPRHRVERFAAILDWWARHLPTGT; encoded by the coding sequence ATGCGCGCCGACGACATCGAGGCCCTCGTCTCCCTCGGACGTCCCGCCATCGCCCGCGACGCCTCGTTCGCGATCGTGGCATCCTCGCGTCCCGACATCGCCGCGAACCGCAACGTCGGGCAGCTGTGGCGCATCGCGCTTCCCGACGGAAAGCCGCGCCGGCTCACCCGAGGCACGGCGGATGCGGCGCCGGAGATCACGCGCGACGGCGGCAGGGTGGGGTTCCTGCGCGCAGACGCCAAGGGGCGCCCGCAGGTCTTCGTCGTGGCATCCGGGGGAGGGGAGCCGGTGCAGGCCACCGACGCGCCCTCCGGCGTCGAGGCGTTCGCATGGTCGCCCGACGGTACGCGCCTGGCCTACACCGCCCGCGTCGCCGAGAACGGCCGCTACGGCACCGTGGAGGGGCTGGATGCGACAGCCGAAGCGCCGCGTCGCATCACGGCCATCCGGTGGAACGCCAACGGCCTGGGCTACCTCGCCGACCGCCCCGCGCAGCTGTTCGTCGTGGACGCGCCCGACCTCGAGGCGGAGCCCTTCTACGAGCCGGCCCCGCGCGTGCTCGCCGAGGGTGAGGAGGCGCCGGCCAAGCCGGTCGTGACGTCCGAGGCGGTCGCCCTGACGGAGGGCCCGGTCAGCTGGGGCGCACCGGCCTGGACCGCCGATGGGCGCGAGATCCTGGTCGTCCCCGACGTGCTCGAGCACGATGCGCCCGACCTGCGGCGACCGGTCGTGGCCGTCGCCGTCGAAGGCAGCGCGACGCGAGAGGTCGTTCCCACGGCGGCGAATCTCGACGTGAACGACGTGGCCGTCGCCGACGACGGCACGGTCTTCCTGCTCGCCAACGACGTCGGCCCCCGCGGTCTGGACTTCGTCGCGCCGGGAGTGGCGCTGTGGATCGTGGCCGACAACGGCCGCCGCATCCTCACCGATCCCGAGACGATCGATCTCGGCGAGGTCGGCAGCCGGGCGACCCCGATCGGATCCGACGTCCTCGTGCAGGACCGCACGCGCGGCCGAGTGCGGCTGCTGCGCATCACGCGGGACGGCGACGTCACCGAGGTCCTCGGCGGCGACGTGGAGGTCGCGGGAGTCGCGGCGGCGGGGGAGCGGATCATCGCTTCCGTCAGCACTCCGGAGTCCCTCGGGGAGCTCGTGCTGATCGATGGCGCAGGATCGCCGCGCGTGATCACTGACTTCGGTGCCGCCCTCACGCGGGCGGGCCTGGTCGCGCCGCGCGAGCTGGAGGTGCCCGCGCGCGACGGCTACCCCGTGCACGGCTGGATCGCCACCCCGGAGGGGGAGGGTCCCTTCCCGGTGCTGCTGCAGATCCACGGCGGCCCCTACGCCACCTACGGGGTGCACGCGTTCGACGAGACGCAGGTGCTCGTGGACGCCGGCTACGCCGTCGTCTACTGCAACCCGCGCGGCAGTGCCGGCTACGGGCGGTCGCACGGCCGCGCCATCCGCGGGGCCATGGGCACCGTCGACTACACCGACATCATGGACTTCCTCGACGGCGCTCTGGCAGCCGATGAGCGCTTGGACGCCGATCGCGTCGGCGTGATGGGCGGATCGTACGGCGGCTACATGACGGCGTGGATCATCGCGCACGAGTCGCGCTTCGCCGGCGCGATCGTGGAGCGGGGGTTCCTGGACCCGGTGTCGTTCCAGGGGACGAGCGACATCGGCACGTTCTTCGGCGACGAGTACGTGGGGACGGACCCCGACGCCATGCGGGCGCAGAGCCCCATGGCGGTCGTTGACCGCGTGACCACTCCGACCCTGGTGATCCATTCGGAGCTCGACTTCCGCTGCCCGCTGGAGCAGGCGACGCGGTACTACAGCGCGCTCAAGCGTCAGGGCACCGAGGTGGAGATGCTCATCTTCCCGGGGGAGAACCACGAGCTCACGCGCGGCGGGCAGCCCCGTCACCGCGTCGAGCGGTTCGCGGCGATCCTGGACTGGTGGGCCCGTCACCTGCCCACCGGCACGTGA
- a CDS encoding GNAT family N-acetyltransferase, giving the protein MTIDIRTVAAGDEAGWCELYEGYRAFYEIPSDATAVRTAWEWVAAGEHGFIGLVAVDDGRIVGLANLRRFARPSTAGMGLYLDDLFTAPDARGSGVATALLKRAGEIAAQEGANVVRWITAEDNATARRVYDTVASATPWVTYDMQPAARTGVTDDSGRT; this is encoded by the coding sequence ATGACGATCGACATACGAACCGTCGCCGCCGGCGACGAGGCCGGATGGTGCGAGCTCTACGAGGGCTACCGGGCGTTCTACGAGATCCCGTCCGACGCGACGGCGGTGAGGACGGCGTGGGAGTGGGTGGCAGCAGGGGAGCACGGGTTCATCGGGCTCGTCGCGGTCGACGATGGGCGGATTGTGGGGCTGGCGAATCTCCGTCGGTTCGCCCGACCTTCCACGGCGGGGATGGGTCTGTACCTCGATGACCTGTTCACGGCCCCCGATGCACGCGGTTCCGGCGTGGCTACCGCACTGCTGAAACGGGCGGGGGAGATCGCGGCGCAGGAGGGCGCGAACGTCGTCCGCTGGATCACCGCGGAAGACAACGCCACCGCGCGCCGCGTGTACGACACGGTGGCATCGGCCACCCCCTGGGTCACCTACGACATGCAGCCGGCGGCGCGCACGGGAGTCACAGACGACTCCGGCCGAACATGA
- a CDS encoding HdeD family acid-resistance protein, producing the protein MSLDTSFERGAVTSIRTALGVSGALSLIVGILILVWPGRTAEVAVAIIAIWTIVAGLVYAALGIFSRALGGWGRVGYIALGVLFVVAGVVALINLAAATVGFAVFLGVFVGILWIVEGVVSLSTLGDAASKGWTIFFAIVSILAGIVLVFTPAYVALLWVFLGIGLIVLGVLQIVRAFMFGRSRL; encoded by the coding sequence ATGTCTCTGGACACGTCCTTCGAGCGCGGCGCCGTGACCTCGATCCGCACCGCCCTGGGCGTCAGCGGTGCGCTGTCGCTCATCGTGGGAATCCTCATCCTCGTGTGGCCCGGGCGTACCGCGGAGGTCGCCGTCGCCATCATCGCCATCTGGACGATCGTGGCAGGGCTGGTGTATGCCGCGCTCGGCATCTTCTCGCGCGCCCTCGGCGGGTGGGGCCGCGTGGGTTACATCGCTCTGGGCGTTCTCTTCGTCGTCGCAGGCGTGGTGGCTCTGATCAACCTCGCTGCGGCGACGGTCGGATTCGCCGTCTTCCTGGGCGTCTTCGTGGGAATCCTGTGGATCGTCGAGGGCGTCGTCTCCCTCTCCACGCTGGGCGACGCGGCATCGAAGGGCTGGACGATCTTCTTCGCGATCGTCAGCATCCTCGCCGGCATCGTCCTCGTGTTCACACCGGCCTACGTGGCGCTGCTGTGGGTGTTCCTCGGCATCGGACTCATCGTGCTCGGGGTCCTCCAGATCGTGCGCGCGTTCATGTTCGGCCGGAGTCGTCTGTGA
- a CDS encoding serine/threonine-protein kinase, translating into MTDLAHSPAAPAPGRVLGGRYRLEALIGRGGYASVYRAIDEHLERAVAVKVFTASTSDGADRARVASETRVLASLTHPSLVTLFDARLDEDPAYFVMELIDGPTLGDRIAGAPLDPVTTASVAADLAEALHVIHERGIVHRDVKPSNVLLRPAPMPSQPPRATLADFGIAYLIDSARVTATGTLIGTAAYLSPEQARGETPTAAADVYALGLVLLESLTGRRAYAQATPHEALVARLVRSPDVPATLPHGWRVLLSAMTAMDPAHRPDAHAVQRAAMRLKTDESEGWNPVPVTLPAPRAEAGPQDVTDRTAVLPADETSEIPAEPARPSRRRAVWLIVAAVLLVAGLAAGIAAAMVWGGTPAPDPTLPALPEPLGEHMRQLLDQVSP; encoded by the coding sequence GTGACGGATCTCGCGCACTCCCCCGCTGCCCCCGCGCCCGGACGGGTACTGGGCGGTCGCTACCGTCTGGAGGCGCTCATCGGACGCGGCGGGTACGCCAGCGTGTATCGCGCGATCGACGAGCACCTGGAGCGCGCCGTGGCCGTCAAGGTCTTCACCGCGAGCACCTCCGATGGCGCCGACCGCGCGCGTGTGGCGTCGGAGACCCGCGTACTCGCGTCCCTGACCCACCCGTCACTGGTCACGCTCTTCGACGCGCGGCTGGACGAGGATCCGGCGTACTTCGTGATGGAGCTCATCGACGGCCCCACCCTCGGCGATCGGATCGCCGGCGCACCGCTCGACCCCGTCACCACCGCATCCGTTGCCGCGGATCTGGCCGAGGCTCTGCACGTCATCCACGAGCGCGGCATCGTGCATCGCGACGTCAAACCGTCCAACGTCCTGCTGCGCCCCGCCCCGATGCCCTCCCAGCCGCCGCGCGCCACGCTGGCCGACTTCGGGATCGCGTACCTCATCGACTCCGCGCGGGTCACCGCGACGGGGACCCTCATCGGTACCGCCGCGTATCTCAGTCCCGAGCAGGCGCGAGGCGAGACGCCCACGGCGGCGGCCGACGTGTATGCGCTCGGGCTCGTGCTGCTCGAATCGCTCACGGGGCGACGCGCGTACGCGCAGGCCACGCCCCATGAAGCACTCGTCGCACGGCTCGTGCGCTCACCGGACGTGCCGGCCACGCTCCCCCACGGATGGCGCGTCCTCCTGTCGGCGATGACAGCGATGGATCCCGCCCACCGGCCCGACGCACACGCGGTCCAGCGCGCCGCCATGCGATTGAAGACCGACGAGAGCGAGGGCTGGAACCCGGTGCCGGTGACCCTGCCCGCGCCCCGAGCAGAGGCCGGGCCGCAGGACGTCACCGACCGGACGGCGGTATTGCCCGCCGACGAGACGTCGGAGATCCCGGCAGAGCCCGCGCGACCGTCACGACGGCGCGCCGTGTGGCTCATCGTCGCCGCCGTCCTCCTCGTCGCCGGGCTCGCCGCAGGCATCGCTGCGGCCATGGTGTGGGGCGGCACTCCGGCGCCCGATCCGACGCTCCCCGCGTTGCCCGAGCCCCTCGGAGAGCACATGCGTCAGCTCCTGGACCAGGTGTCGCCATGA
- a CDS encoding LacI family DNA-binding transcriptional regulator, translating to MSAATKKREANPTLRDVASRADVSTTIASRVLNDDPAVRVREETRQRVIEAAKELGYAPNSIARSLRKSRSDAIGLVMHNLASPMNTTVLEGVRGRCAEAGYVTLLADSEQLAAESSRLSSFLARGRLAGVILHVGHGHHDTLIEDVSRHVPAVLVNADSSGLVPSARLDDVSAGRTAAEHLIALGHTDVAFVGGPEGSITSLGRQRGYEDALRGIERGAGAQMINAGWTAEHGEAAANAILNMPALPTAIVVANLVTASGVLAVLRSVGVRVPHDVSVVAIHDAWLAKYLTVPLTTVQLPLFELGETAAGLLLDILAGKSGGQGALITDPPPRLIVRESTAAPRASRT from the coding sequence ATGTCGGCAGCGACGAAGAAACGAGAGGCCAATCCGACTCTCCGAGATGTCGCGTCTCGCGCCGACGTGTCGACGACGATCGCCTCGCGCGTGCTCAACGACGATCCCGCCGTGCGTGTCCGCGAGGAGACACGCCAGCGTGTCATCGAAGCGGCCAAAGAACTGGGCTACGCGCCGAACAGCATCGCGCGTTCCCTGCGGAAATCACGCTCGGATGCAATCGGGTTGGTTATGCACAACCTGGCGAGCCCCATGAACACCACGGTGCTCGAGGGCGTGCGCGGGCGCTGCGCGGAGGCCGGATACGTCACGCTCCTTGCGGATTCCGAGCAGCTCGCCGCGGAGAGCAGCCGACTGAGTTCTTTCCTCGCCCGTGGCAGGTTGGCTGGCGTCATCCTGCACGTCGGTCACGGTCACCATGACACCTTGATCGAAGACGTCTCGCGTCATGTGCCCGCAGTTCTGGTGAATGCGGACAGTTCTGGCCTGGTTCCTTCCGCGCGTCTCGACGACGTGAGCGCGGGGCGCACGGCTGCAGAGCACCTGATCGCTCTGGGTCACACCGACGTGGCGTTCGTCGGCGGGCCAGAAGGCTCCATCACTTCCCTGGGCCGCCAACGCGGATACGAGGATGCGCTGCGCGGCATCGAGAGGGGCGCGGGGGCGCAAATGATCAACGCCGGGTGGACGGCAGAGCACGGCGAGGCGGCGGCAAACGCAATCCTGAATATGCCGGCTCTGCCCACGGCAATCGTCGTGGCCAATCTCGTCACCGCTTCGGGCGTGCTCGCCGTCCTGCGCTCGGTTGGCGTGCGCGTTCCCCACGATGTCTCTGTCGTCGCCATCCATGATGCATGGCTGGCGAAGTACCTGACCGTCCCGCTGACGACGGTTCAGCTTCCCCTTTTCGAGCTCGGCGAAACGGCAGCCGGCCTTCTCCTCGACATCCTCGCGGGTAAGTCAGGGGGGCAGGGGGCGCTGATCACCGATCCCCCGCCCCGGCTGATAGTCAGGGAGTCGACAGCCGCACCGCGAGCAAGCCGCACGTGA
- a CDS encoding FAD-dependent oxidoreductase, whose amino-acid sequence MTTPQLRERSISYDVAVIGGGPGGFPAALAAARNGAKTILVERTAALGGAAASGLSILGFLDRSGNKALDGIPQEFMDRLAALGGAPGHFWCPVHNSISPVSSDLVKIVAVQMCQEAGVDILFENELIGAEVEDSQLRAVTVFGKLTNTRIEARQFIDATGDGDLAYLAGVPFTRGQEGTEIMQPSTLVFTVAGHDLERLFAFLDEHPEEMGIKEDYAEGYDVDFLRKTRGHCFIGLTDLVRKAREAGDFSVPRNQFIHIATASEKLLTINTSRVTRIDASDPVELSAGLETGYEQVLEIVNFMRRYVPGFEDVVISQIAPALGIRETRHFLGETRLTMETLYSTETTEKAIAQSAYNVDIHSGTGEGIELSVIEKPYGIPYNCLVPQGVDGLLLSGRTISVDSTVFASARVMGTCMAVAEAAGTAAAIALGSSSRVRDVNVDELRKKLVAEGAMVPA is encoded by the coding sequence GTGACCACGCCCCAGCTTCGAGAGAGATCCATCAGCTACGACGTCGCCGTGATCGGCGGTGGTCCTGGAGGATTCCCGGCAGCACTGGCCGCAGCAAGGAACGGCGCGAAGACCATCCTGGTGGAGCGCACGGCGGCGCTTGGGGGAGCGGCTGCTTCCGGGTTGAGCATTCTGGGCTTTCTGGATCGCTCCGGGAACAAAGCGCTCGATGGTATCCCGCAGGAGTTCATGGATCGGCTGGCTGCTTTGGGAGGCGCCCCAGGCCACTTCTGGTGTCCGGTTCACAACTCGATCTCCCCGGTCTCATCGGACCTCGTCAAGATCGTGGCGGTCCAGATGTGCCAGGAGGCCGGCGTCGACATCCTCTTCGAGAACGAACTGATCGGTGCGGAGGTTGAAGACTCTCAGCTTCGCGCGGTGACGGTGTTCGGAAAGCTGACCAACACGCGGATTGAGGCGCGGCAATTCATCGACGCCACGGGCGACGGTGACCTCGCCTACCTTGCCGGCGTTCCCTTCACGCGGGGACAGGAAGGCACAGAGATCATGCAGCCCAGCACGCTCGTGTTCACGGTCGCCGGCCACGATCTCGAACGACTCTTTGCCTTCCTCGATGAGCACCCCGAGGAGATGGGGATCAAGGAGGACTATGCCGAGGGATATGACGTCGACTTCCTTCGGAAGACGCGCGGGCACTGCTTCATCGGTCTGACCGACCTCGTACGCAAGGCGCGTGAGGCCGGTGACTTCTCTGTTCCCCGCAACCAGTTCATCCACATCGCCACGGCCTCGGAGAAGCTGCTGACGATCAACACCTCTCGGGTTACGCGCATCGACGCGTCTGACCCTGTGGAACTCTCTGCCGGGCTGGAGACGGGGTACGAGCAGGTTCTCGAGATTGTGAACTTCATGCGGAGGTATGTGCCCGGCTTCGAGGATGTCGTCATCTCGCAGATCGCGCCCGCGCTCGGCATCCGGGAGACACGGCACTTCCTGGGCGAGACGCGACTCACGATGGAGACCCTCTACTCGACTGAGACGACGGAGAAGGCGATCGCGCAGTCGGCTTACAACGTGGATATCCACTCGGGCACGGGGGAGGGGATCGAACTTTCGGTGATCGAGAAGCCCTACGGCATCCCGTATAACTGCTTGGTACCTCAAGGCGTCGACGGCCTGCTGCTGAGCGGACGGACCATCTCGGTGGACTCGACAGTGTTCGCGTCGGCTCGTGTCATGGGCACGTGCATGGCCGTCGCAGAGGCCGCCGGGACGGCGGCGGCGATAGCACTAGGTTCCTCGTCACGGGTCCGCGACGTGAACGTGGATGAGCTCCGGAAGAAGCTTGTCGCTGAAGGCGCGATGGTTCCCGCGTGA